TCTCGATCTTCCCGTCGGCGATCTTCTCGACGACGTTGGCGGGCTTTCCGGAGGCCGCCGCCTGCGCGCGGGCGATCTCCCGCTCGGCGTCGAGGACGGAAGCCTCGACGTCCTCCCGGCGCGCGAACCGCGGCTCCGCGGCGGCGACGTGCATCGCCACGTCGCGGGCGAGCTCCTCGTTTCCGCCGGGAATGCCGACGAGAACGCCGATCCGGCCGTTGCCGTGGACGTAGGTCGCGAACGTCTCCCCCGGCTTCGGAATCCAGCGGGCGAAGCGGCGGACGCTCATGTTCTCGCCGATCTTCGCGACGAGCTGCGACACGGCCTCCGCGACGGTCGTCCCGAGCGGGATCGGAGAGGGAAGCTGCAGGAGGGCCTCGACCGGGCCGTCGCCCGTCTCACCGAAGGCCTCGTGGCTCGCGATCCGATCGGAGAGCTTCTCGACGAACGTGCGGAAGTCGTCGGTCTTGGCGACGAAGTCCGTCTCGCAGTTGACCTCGAGGAGCACCGCGGCGGCGGGATGCACCTTCGCGGAAACGA
The Thermoanaerobaculia bacterium genome window above contains:
- the tsf gene encoding translation elongation factor Ts, with the protein product MEITAKMVNDLRQRTGAGMMECKAALKEAGGNAEEAVTILRKKGLAAAAKKAGRAATEGLVSAKVHPAAAVLLEVNCETDFVAKTDDFRTFVEKLSDRIASHEAFGETGDGPVEALLQLPSPIPLGTTVAEAVSQLVAKIGENMSVRRFARWIPKPGETFATYVHGNGRIGVLVGIPGGNEELARDVAMHVAAAEPRFARREDVEASVLDAEREIARAQAAASGKPANVVEKIADGKIEKFFQECVLCEQAYVRDDKQTVGQVLKARGGEGALGLRFLRYKLGEGLAKKENDFAAEVAAQTR